The following are encoded together in the Salmonella enterica subsp. enterica serovar Choleraesuis genome:
- a CDS encoding TIGR01212 family radical SAM protein: MQLQKLVNMFGGDLSRRYGQKVHKLSLHGGFSCPNRDGTLGRGGCTFCNVASFADEQQQYRSIAEQLETQAKLVNRAQRYLAYFQAYTSTFAEVQVLRSMYQQAVAQADVVGLCVGTRPDCVPDSVLDLLSEYREQGYEVWLELGLQSAWDKTLHRINRGHDFACYQRTTQLARERGLKVCSHLIVGLPGEGASHCLETIERVVETGVDGIKLHPLHVVAGSIMAKAWQAGRLETLDAVQYANIAAEMIRYTPPEIIFHRISASARRPTLLAPLWCENRWTGMVEIDKLLRANGPQGSALGRPWLPDAL; the protein is encoded by the coding sequence ATGCAGTTACAGAAATTAGTCAATATGTTTGGCGGGGATCTTTCCCGTCGCTACGGACAAAAAGTACATAAGTTGTCGCTTCACGGCGGGTTCAGCTGCCCTAACCGTGACGGTACTCTGGGCCGTGGTGGCTGTACATTCTGTAATGTCGCCTCTTTCGCTGACGAACAGCAACAATATAGATCCATCGCCGAGCAGCTTGAGACCCAGGCAAAACTGGTTAATCGTGCGCAGCGGTATCTGGCCTATTTCCAGGCCTATACCAGTACTTTTGCCGAGGTGCAGGTATTGCGCTCGATGTACCAACAGGCGGTAGCACAGGCCGATGTTGTCGGTCTCTGTGTCGGTACTCGCCCGGACTGCGTACCGGATAGCGTGCTGGATTTGCTAAGTGAATATCGTGAACAGGGTTATGAGGTCTGGCTGGAGCTGGGGCTGCAAAGTGCCTGGGACAAAACGTTGCACCGTATTAATCGTGGCCATGATTTTGCCTGCTATCAACGTACCACTCAGCTTGCGCGCGAGCGTGGCCTTAAAGTTTGCAGCCACTTGATTGTGGGATTGCCCGGCGAGGGAGCCAGCCATTGTCTGGAAACTATTGAACGGGTGGTGGAAACTGGAGTGGATGGCATTAAGCTCCATCCTTTGCACGTAGTCGCTGGGAGTATTATGGCGAAAGCCTGGCAGGCAGGGCGGCTGGAAACGCTGGACGCAGTACAGTATGCCAATATTGCAGCTGAGATGATTCGCTATACGCCGCCGGAGATTATTTTTCACAGGATTTCTGCCAGCGCCCGCCGCCCAACGCTGTTGGCTCCACTATGGTGCGAGAACCGCTGGACTGGTATGGTCGAGATAGACAAACTGCTACGCGCCAACGGGCCGCAGGGCTCGGCGCTTGGGCGTCCATGGTTGCCTGACGCGCTTTAG
- the arcB gene encoding aerobic respiration control sensor protein, whose product MNQLRKLAQYYVDLMMKLGLVRFSLLLALALVVLAMVVQMAVTMLLSGKVESIDVIRSIFFGLLITPWAVYFLSVVVEQLEESRQRLSRLVNKLEEMRERDLKLNVQLKDNIDQLNQQIAEREKAEAERHLMLEQLQVEMKEREETQIRLEQQSSFLRSFLDASPDLVFYRNENKEFSGCNRAMELLTGKSEKQLIGLTPDEVYGPETASKVNETDEKVFRHNVSLTYEQWQDYPDGRKACFEIRKVPYYDRVGKRHGLMGFGRDITERKRYQDALERASSEKTTFISTISHELRTPLNGIVGLSRILLDTELTNEQEKYLKTIHVSAVTLGNIFNDIIDMDKIERRKVQLDNQPIDFTSFLADLENLSGLQAQQKGLRFSLEPELPLPHKVITDGTRLRQVLWNLISNAVKFTSRGAVKVRVSYAEGNILRFEVEDSGIGIPQDEQDKIFAMYYQVTDGHGGKPATGTGIGLAVSRRLARSMGGDITVSSEAGKGSVFVLTVYAPRVAEELEDLLDEDEMPLPALNVLLVEDIELNVVVARSVLEKMGSSVDVAMTGKQALEMFQPDEYDLVLLDIQLPDMTGLDISRELKKRYQRDELPPLIALTANVLKDKREYLDAGMDDVLSKPLAVPALTAVIKKFWDSCALPEAPAQQDPVDEAKSQNLLDLPMLEQYVELVGPKLITDGADMFEKMMPGYLSVLESNLTARDQKGIVEEGHKIKGAAGSVGLRHLQSLAQQVQSPDLPAWWDNVGEWIEEIRTEWQHDVNELRAWVARATKK is encoded by the coding sequence ATGAATCAACTGCGAAAACTGGCGCAATACTACGTTGATCTGATGATGAAACTGGGGCTGGTGCGCTTCTCACTGCTGCTGGCCTTAGCGCTGGTCGTACTGGCTATGGTTGTTCAGATGGCGGTGACGATGCTTTTAAGCGGTAAGGTCGAAAGTATCGATGTTATACGCTCCATCTTCTTTGGTTTATTGATAACCCCCTGGGCGGTCTATTTTCTGTCAGTTGTCGTGGAACAGTTGGAAGAGTCGCGGCAGCGGCTTTCGCGGTTGGTGAATAAGCTGGAGGAGATGCGCGAGCGTGACCTCAAACTTAATGTCCAGCTAAAGGACAACATCGATCAGCTCAATCAGCAGATAGCCGAACGTGAAAAAGCAGAGGCTGAGCGCCACTTAATGCTGGAGCAGCTTCAAGTAGAAATGAAAGAGCGTGAAGAAACGCAAATTCGTCTGGAACAACAGTCGTCTTTTTTACGTTCTTTTCTTGATGCCTCCCCCGATCTCGTATTTTATCGCAATGAGAATAAAGAGTTTTCTGGCTGTAACCGGGCAATGGAATTACTCACCGGTAAAAGTGAAAAGCAGCTTATTGGCCTGACACCAGACGAAGTTTACGGCCCGGAAACAGCCTCAAAAGTGAATGAAACTGATGAGAAGGTATTCCGTCATAACGTTTCTCTGACCTACGAACAGTGGCAGGACTACCCGGATGGACGTAAAGCCTGCTTTGAAATCCGCAAGGTTCCTTATTATGACCGGGTGGGGAAACGTCACGGATTGATGGGATTTGGCCGTGATATTACTGAACGTAAGCGCTATCAGGATGCCTTAGAGCGAGCCAGTAGTGAGAAGACAACGTTTATCTCCACAATAAGTCATGAACTGCGTACTCCGCTCAACGGCATTGTTGGCTTAAGCCGTATTTTGCTGGATACCGAGCTGACCAATGAGCAGGAAAAATACCTCAAAACTATCCATGTTTCTGCAGTGACGCTGGGTAATATATTCAACGATATCATAGATATGGATAAAATTGAGCGCCGTAAGGTGCAGCTGGATAATCAGCCAATTGATTTCACCAGCTTCCTGGCCGATCTGGAGAACCTTTCTGGTCTGCAGGCCCAACAAAAAGGGCTGCGTTTCTCTCTGGAGCCCGAGCTGCCTCTGCCGCATAAAGTTATCACTGACGGTACCCGCCTGCGTCAGGTTCTATGGAATCTCATTAGCAATGCCGTGAAATTTACCAGCCGCGGCGCGGTGAAGGTACGGGTGAGCTATGCGGAGGGCAACATCCTGCGCTTTGAAGTTGAAGATTCTGGCATCGGTATTCCGCAGGATGAACAGGATAAAATTTTTGCCATGTATTACCAGGTGACGGATGGACACGGTGGCAAGCCTGCAACCGGTACGGGTATTGGTCTGGCCGTTTCCCGACGCCTGGCGCGCAGTATGGGTGGGGATATCACGGTAAGCAGCGAGGCGGGTAAAGGTTCTGTATTCGTTCTAACGGTATATGCCCCGAGAGTCGCCGAAGAGCTCGAAGACTTGCTGGACGAAGATGAAATGCCGCTGCCGGCGTTAAATGTTCTGCTGGTGGAGGATATTGAGCTGAACGTCGTGGTAGCCCGTTCGGTGCTGGAAAAAATGGGCAGCAGTGTCGACGTTGCTATGACAGGTAAGCAGGCACTTGAGATGTTTCAGCCTGATGAATATGACCTGGTGTTGCTGGATATTCAGCTGCCAGATATGACTGGCCTGGATATCTCACGCGAGCTGAAAAAACGCTACCAGCGAGATGAATTGCCACCATTGATTGCTTTGACGGCCAACGTATTGAAAGACAAGCGTGAATACCTTGATGCCGGTATGGACGATGTGCTTAGCAAGCCGCTGGCGGTGCCGGCATTGACAGCGGTTATTAAGAAATTCTGGGACAGCTGCGCGCTGCCGGAGGCTCCTGCGCAACAAGATCCGGTCGATGAGGCTAAATCTCAAAACCTGCTCGACCTGCCAATGCTTGAGCAGTACGTAGAGCTGGTGGGGCCGAAGTTAATTACCGACGGCGCAGATATGTTTGAAAAAATGATGCCGGGATATCTCAGCGTACTGGAGTCTAATCTCACTGCGCGCGACCAAAAAGGCATCGTGGAAGAAGGTCATAAAATTAAAGGTGCTGCCGGGTCTGTCGGGCTGCGTCATCTGCAATCACTAGCGCAGCAGGTGCAATCACCGGATCTTCCTGCCTGGTGGGATAACGTCGGGGAGTGGATAGAAGAAATCCGAACCGAGTGGCAGCATGACGTAAACGAACTGCGAGCGTGGGTAGCCAGAGCCACAAAAAAATGA
- a CDS encoding glyoxalase: MKKIGVILCGCGVFDGSEIHEAVITLLEIARQGAEAVCFAPDKPQADVINHLTGQSMNEQRNVLVEAARIARGQIRPLSEARAEELDALVVPGGFGAAKNLSDFASAGSACVVDPELLRLARDCHSAGKPLGFICIAPALLPVIIPESLRLTIGTDVDTAEAIEEMGGEHVPCPVEDVVIDQEQKVVTTPAYMLAQRIDEAAMGIGKLVSRVLEMA, encoded by the coding sequence ATGAAAAAAATAGGCGTAATCCTTTGTGGTTGTGGGGTTTTTGATGGTTCTGAAATCCATGAAGCAGTAATTACTCTTTTGGAAATCGCTCGCCAGGGCGCAGAGGCTGTCTGTTTTGCGCCTGATAAACCTCAAGCAGATGTAATCAATCACCTTACGGGACAATCGATGAATGAACAGCGTAACGTGCTGGTTGAAGCCGCCCGTATCGCCCGTGGTCAGATACGTCCTTTGAGCGAAGCTCGTGCTGAAGAACTGGATGCGCTGGTTGTACCGGGGGGCTTTGGCGCGGCGAAAAACTTAAGTGATTTTGCCAGCGCCGGCAGTGCCTGCGTCGTTGATCCTGAGTTATTACGGCTGGCCCGGGACTGTCATAGCGCAGGTAAACCTTTGGGCTTTATCTGTATTGCCCCAGCATTATTACCGGTGATTATTCCTGAGTCCCTGCGCCTTACGATTGGGACTGATGTGGATACTGCCGAGGCCATCGAGGAGATGGGCGGTGAGCATGTGCCTTGTCCGGTAGAGGATGTGGTTATCGATCAGGAGCAAAAAGTGGTAACTACGCCTGCTTATATGCTGGCGCAGCGTATAGATGAAGCCGCGATGGGTATCGGCAAACTGGTATCACGGGTGCTGGAGATGGCATGA
- the mtgA gene encoding monofunctional biosynthetic peptidoglycan transglycosylase, with product MKLRRKRGGSIRRWLIRLVLSVIGLWAGALVLFSFMPVPFSAVMAERQLSAWFAGDFSYIAHSDWVSMDEISPWMPLAAIAGEDQKFPEHWGFDLDSIGKALDYDGNNKIRMRGASTLSQQTAKNLFLWDGRSWVRKGLEAGITLAMEGIWTKRRILTVYLNIAEFGDGIFGVEAAARHYFHKPAKRLTQSEAAMLAAVLPNPIRFRANAPTSYVRARQQWILRQMHQLGGEGYLARHRLH from the coding sequence ATGAAGCTACGCAGGAAGCGTGGAGGCAGTATCCGCAGATGGCTGATACGCCTTGTATTAAGCGTTATAGGGCTGTGGGCTGGAGCATTAGTTTTGTTCAGCTTTATGCCAGTACCGTTTTCGGCGGTAATGGCTGAAAGGCAGCTATCAGCCTGGTTTGCGGGAGATTTTAGCTATATAGCTCATTCCGACTGGGTGAGCATGGATGAGATTTCTCCCTGGATGCCACTGGCCGCAATTGCCGGGGAAGATCAGAAGTTTCCCGAGCATTGGGGGTTTGATCTCGACTCTATCGGTAAAGCGCTTGATTATGACGGCAACAATAAAATCAGAATGCGCGGCGCCTCAACGCTCTCGCAGCAGACGGCAAAAAATCTGTTTTTATGGGATGGACGTAGCTGGGTACGCAAGGGGCTGGAGGCTGGTATTACCCTTGCGATGGAAGGTATCTGGACTAAGCGGCGTATTCTTACGGTATATCTGAATATTGCCGAGTTTGGCGACGGGATATTTGGGGTAGAAGCCGCGGCTCGTCACTACTTTCACAAACCGGCGAAGAGGCTGACTCAGTCAGAGGCTGCAATGCTGGCGGCCGTATTACCGAACCCGATTCGTTTTCGGGCTAATGCTCCGACATCTTATGTCCGGGCCCGCCAGCAGTGGATATTGCGTCAGATGCATCAGCTTGGCGGCGAGGGCTATCTTGCTCGCCACCGTCTGCATTAA
- the yrbL gene encoding hypothetical protein: MLQLSALTPLGTGRHRQCFLHPTHPERCIKIVYNLESGGDKELNRELNYYAHLEGRLEDWSGIPRYYGTVNTDLGTGYVYDIIKDVDGTASVSLTEFAKECQQAGNLATLDKVLARLQVYLRDNRIVTMTIKPQNILCQRRGGDDIMPVVVDNIGESTFIPLATWSAWMCARKQQRLWQRFIGNKIFAGTEAQRKAGLA, encoded by the coding sequence ATGCTGCAACTCTCCGCATTAACTCCGCTTGGCACCGGACGCCATCGCCAGTGCTTCCTGCACCCAACCCATCCTGAGCGCTGCATAAAGATTGTTTACAATCTGGAAAGCGGCGGTGATAAAGAGCTAAACCGTGAGCTAAATTACTACGCTCATCTGGAAGGCCGTCTTGAAGACTGGTCAGGCATTCCGCGCTACTACGGCACGGTAAACACCGATCTGGGTACCGGCTACGTGTACGACATCATTAAAGATGTCGATGGAACAGCTTCCGTATCCTTAACTGAATTTGCTAAAGAATGTCAGCAGGCAGGCAACCTCGCTACGCTTGATAAAGTGTTGGCTCGTTTGCAGGTCTATCTGAGAGATAACCGCATCGTTACCATGACAATTAAGCCACAGAATATTCTGTGCCAGCGCCGCGGTGGCGACGATATCATGCCGGTAGTGGTTGATAATATTGGGGAGTCTACATTCATTCCTCTGGCCACCTGGTCGGCATGGATGTGTGCCCGCAAACAACAGCGCCTGTGGCAACGCTTCATCGGAAATAAAATCTTTGCAGGCACAGAAGCGCAGAGAAAAGCAGGTCTGGCTTAA
- a CDS encoding phosphohistidinoprotein-hexose phosphotransferase, translating to MTVKQTVEIKNRLGMHARPAMKLFELMQTYDAEVILRNEAGTEAEASSVIALLMLDSAQGGHIEVEANGPQEQEALAAVIALFNAGFDED from the coding sequence ATGACCGTTAAGCAAACTGTAGAAATTAAAAATCGCCTCGGGATGCATGCTCGCCCGGCAATGAAGCTGTTCGAGCTAATGCAGACTTACGATGCCGAAGTTATTCTACGTAACGAAGCGGGCACAGAAGCGGAAGCCAGTAGCGTTATCGCCCTGCTGATGCTGGACTCAGCACAGGGGGGACATATCGAAGTTGAGGCCAACGGCCCCCAGGAGCAGGAAGCTCTGGCTGCCGTTATTGCCCTTTTCAATGCGGGCTTTGACGAAGATTAA
- the rapZ gene encoding RNase adapter protein RapZ: MVLMIVSGRSGSGKSVALRALEDMGFYCVDNLPVVLLPELAQTLAERGTSAAVSIDVRNMPESPEIFEKAMSNLPSAFSTQLLFLDADRNTLIRRYSDTRRLHPLSSKNLSLESAIDEESDLLEPLRSRADLIIDTSEMSVHELAEMLRTRLLGKRERELTMVFESFGFKHGIPIDADYVFDVRFLPNPHWDPKLRPMTGLDKPVAAFLDRHTEVHNFIYQTRSYLELWLPMLETNNRSYLTVAIGCTGGKHRSVYIAEQLADYFRSRGKNVQSRHRTLEKRKS, encoded by the coding sequence ATGGTGCTGATGATTGTCAGCGGTCGCTCCGGCTCAGGAAAGTCGGTAGCCTTGCGAGCGCTGGAAGATATGGGGTTTTACTGCGTAGATAACCTGCCGGTGGTGTTACTCCCGGAGCTGGCGCAAACCCTGGCCGAGCGCGGAACGTCAGCGGCGGTAAGCATTGATGTCCGCAATATGCCGGAGTCACCGGAAATCTTTGAGAAAGCGATGAGCAATCTGCCCAGCGCTTTCTCAACACAGCTGTTATTTCTCGATGCCGACCGCAATACGTTGATCCGCCGCTATAGTGATACACGTCGTCTGCACCCGCTGTCGAGCAAGAATCTGTCGCTGGAAAGCGCTATCGATGAAGAAAGCGATTTGCTTGAACCTTTGCGTTCTCGTGCCGATCTTATTATCGATACCTCAGAAATGTCAGTGCACGAGCTAGCCGAGATGCTGCGCACTCGCCTGCTTGGCAAACGTGAGCGTGAGCTGACTATGGTCTTTGAATCATTTGGCTTTAAGCACGGTATACCGATTGATGCCGATTACGTATTTGACGTACGCTTTCTGCCAAACCCGCACTGGGATCCTAAGCTGCGCCCAATGACAGGCCTGGACAAACCGGTTGCCGCGTTCCTCGATCGCCATACGGAAGTACATAACTTTATCTATCAAACCCGCAGCTACCTCGAACTGTGGCTGCCGATGCTGGAAACGAATAACCGTAGCTATCTGACGGTCGCCATTGGTTGTACCGGAGGTAAACACCGCTCGGTATATATAGCCGAACAGCTGGCTGACTATTTCCGCTCGCGAGGTAAAAACGTACAATCACGCCATCGCACGCTGGAAAAACGCAAATCATGA
- a CDS encoding PTS IIA-like nitrogen regulatory protein PtsN, with the protein MMTNDSVLQLSTVLNQECTRSGVHCQSKKRALEIISELAAQQLGLPPTVVFEAILTRERMGSTGIGNGIAIPHGKLEEDTLRAVGVFIQLETPIAFDAIDNQPVDLLFALLVPADQTKTHLHTLSLVAKRLADKTICRQLRTAQSDEELYQIITGTEPVEVETEEGE; encoded by the coding sequence ATGATGACTAACGATTCCGTTTTGCAATTGAGCACCGTCCTTAACCAGGAATGTACCCGCAGTGGCGTTCACTGCCAGAGCAAAAAGCGTGCGCTGGAAATAATCAGCGAGTTGGCAGCCCAGCAGCTTGGCCTGCCTCCTACCGTGGTGTTTGAGGCAATCCTCACCCGCGAGCGTATGGGTAGTACTGGTATTGGTAATGGGATAGCTATCCCTCATGGTAAGCTGGAAGAAGATACGCTGCGCGCCGTGGGCGTATTTATCCAGCTGGAGACGCCAATTGCCTTTGATGCTATCGACAACCAGCCGGTAGACCTGCTGTTTGCCCTGTTAGTGCCAGCAGATCAAACTAAAACGCATCTGCATACCCTGTCCCTGGTGGCGAAAAGACTGGCGGATAAAACTATCTGTCGGCAGTTGCGGACCGCGCAAAGCGATGAAGAGTTATATCAGATAATAACCGGAACAGAACCGGTAGAAGTAGAAACGGAAGAAGGCGAGTAA
- a CDS encoding ribosome hibernation promoting factor HPF yields MQLNITGHNVEITDAMREFITGKFSKLEQYFERINQVYIVLKVEKVTHVADATLHVNGGEIHASAEGQDMYAATDGLIDKLVRQLTKHKDKLKQH; encoded by the coding sequence ATGCAGCTCAACATTACTGGACATAACGTCGAAATTACCGATGCCATGCGTGAGTTTATCACCGGCAAATTTTCTAAACTCGAACAGTATTTCGAACGAATAAACCAGGTTTATATTGTGTTGAAAGTGGAGAAGGTCACGCATGTGGCGGACGCTACGCTGCATGTGAATGGAGGCGAGATTCACGCCAGTGCCGAAGGTCAGGATATGTACGCAGCAACTGACGGACTTATTGATAAGCTGGTTCGCCAGCTAACAAAACATAAAGATAAATTAAAACAACACTAA
- the rpoN gene encoding RNA polymerase sigma-54 factor: MKQGLQLRLSQQLAMTPQLQQAIRLLQLSTPELQQELQQALESNPLLEQTDFHEEIATPESRDNEELDTREALDKNEMPDESPLDANWDTLYTAGTPSGTSADYFDDDLPVYQGETTQSLQDYLMWQVELTPFSDTDRAIATAIVDAVDDTGYLSASAEDIQESQGNPDIGLDEIEAVLKRVQRFDPVGVAARDLRECLLIQLSQYDSSTPRLEEARLILGSHLELLANHDFRSLMRVTKLKEEPLKEAVNLIQSLDPRPGQSIQTSEPEYVIPDVLVRKHKGVWSVELNSDSVPRLKINQQYASLSGQSRNDTDSQFIRSNLQEARWLIKSLESRNDTLLRVSRCIVEQQQSFFERGEEYMKPMVLADIAQAVEMHESTISRVTTQKYLHSPRGIFELKYFFSSHVSTEGGGEASSTAIRALVKKLIAAENPARPLSDSKLTSLLSEQGIMVARRTVAKYRESLSIPPSNQRKQLV, encoded by the coding sequence ATGAAGCAAGGTTTGCAACTACGGCTGAGCCAACAGCTCGCAATGACGCCTCAGTTGCAGCAGGCAATTCGTCTGTTGCAACTCTCTACGCCGGAGCTTCAGCAAGAGCTGCAGCAGGCGCTGGAAAGCAACCCGCTGCTTGAACAAACCGATTTTCACGAAGAAATTGCCACTCCAGAATCCCGTGATAACGAAGAGCTGGATACTCGCGAAGCCCTCGATAAAAACGAGATGCCCGATGAGTCGCCGCTAGACGCCAACTGGGATACGCTATACACCGCCGGTACCCCCTCCGGCACCAGCGCTGATTATTTTGATGACGATCTGCCGGTGTATCAGGGTGAAACCACCCAAAGCCTGCAAGATTACCTGATGTGGCAGGTCGAGCTGACGCCGTTTTCCGATACCGACCGTGCCATTGCGACGGCAATTGTGGATGCGGTTGATGATACCGGTTACCTGTCTGCCAGCGCTGAAGATATCCAGGAAAGCCAGGGTAACCCGGATATTGGTCTTGATGAAATCGAAGCGGTGCTCAAACGCGTTCAGCGTTTTGATCCGGTAGGCGTTGCCGCCCGGGATTTACGGGAGTGTTTGTTAATTCAGTTATCCCAGTACGACTCTTCGACCCCTCGTCTTGAAGAGGCGCGCCTGATTCTTGGCTCCCATCTTGAGCTGCTGGCTAATCACGACTTCCGCAGCCTGATGAGAGTTACCAAACTCAAAGAGGAGCCGCTAAAAGAGGCGGTTAATCTTATTCAGTCACTCGACCCCCGGCCCGGTCAATCGATTCAAACCAGCGAGCCGGAATACGTCATTCCCGATGTGCTGGTACGCAAACATAAAGGGGTCTGGAGCGTAGAGCTTAATTCCGATAGCGTTCCACGCCTCAAAATAAACCAGCAATACGCTTCGCTTAGCGGTCAGTCGCGCAACGATACTGACTCACAGTTTATTCGTAGTAATCTGCAAGAAGCCCGCTGGCTGATTAAAAGCCTGGAGAGTCGTAACGATACCCTTCTTCGGGTTAGCCGCTGCATTGTTGAACAACAACAGTCCTTCTTTGAGCGCGGCGAAGAATATATGAAACCGATGGTTCTGGCGGATATCGCCCAGGCCGTCGAAATGCATGAATCCACGATATCGCGCGTTACCACGCAGAAGTATCTACACAGTCCGCGCGGTATCTTTGAACTGAAGTATTTCTTCTCTAGTCACGTTAGCACCGAGGGCGGCGGCGAGGCCTCGTCCACGGCTATTCGGGCACTAGTTAAGAAACTTATTGCAGCCGAAAATCCAGCCCGGCCGCTCAGCGATAGTAAACTGACCTCCCTGCTTTCAGAACAGGGTATTATGGTCGCCAGACGTACCGTAGCTAAGTATCGAGAGTCTCTGTCGATTCCTCCGTCCAACCAGCGTAAACAACTGGTGTGA
- a CDS encoding ABC transporter ATP-binding protein — protein MATLIAKNLAKAYKGRRVVEDVSLTVKSGEIVGLLGPNGAGKTTTFYMVVGIVPRDAGNIIIDDEDISLLPLHARARRGIGYLPQEASIFRRLSVYDNLMAVLQIRDDLTNEQREDRANELLDEFHIEHLRDSIGQSLSGGERRRVEIARALAANPKFILLDEPFAGVDPISVIDIKRIIEHLRDSGLGVLITDHNVRETLAVCERAYIVNQGKMIANGTPDDILKDEQVKRVYLGEEFRL, from the coding sequence ATGGCAACATTAATTGCTAAAAACCTTGCGAAGGCCTACAAAGGCCGTCGCGTGGTTGAGGATGTCAGCCTGACGGTGAAATCAGGCGAAATTGTCGGTCTGCTTGGCCCTAACGGGGCGGGTAAAACCACGACTTTCTATATGGTCGTTGGGATTGTTCCTCGCGATGCCGGGAACATCATCATTGATGACGAAGATATCAGCCTGCTTCCTCTGCATGCCAGGGCGCGCCGTGGTATTGGCTATTTACCCCAGGAAGCTTCAATTTTTCGCCGCTTAAGCGTTTACGACAACCTGATGGCTGTTTTGCAGATTCGTGACGATCTCACCAATGAACAGCGCGAAGATCGTGCTAACGAGCTTCTGGATGAGTTCCATATTGAACACCTGCGCGACAGCATCGGTCAGTCGTTATCTGGTGGTGAACGACGCCGCGTAGAGATTGCCCGAGCGCTGGCGGCAAACCCGAAATTCATCCTGCTGGATGAACCATTTGCGGGCGTTGACCCCATTTCGGTTATTGATATTAAGCGTATCATCGAACATCTGCGTGACAGCGGCCTCGGCGTCCTGATTACCGACCATAACGTACGCGAGACGTTGGCGGTATGTGAGCGCGCTTACATCGTTAACCAGGGCAAGATGATCGCCAACGGAACGCCTGACGACATCCTCAAGGATGAGCAAGTTAAGCGCGTCTACCTTGGGGAAGAGTTCAGACTCTGA
- the lptA gene encoding lipopolysaccharide export system protein LptA — protein sequence MKFKTNKHSLNLLLASALLAASLPALALTGDTDKPINIQSDQQSLDMQGNVATFTGNVIVTQGTIKINADKVVVTRPNGEQGKETVDGYGNPATFYQMQDSGKPVKGHASKMHYELQNDYVILTGNAYLEQLDSNIKGDKITYLVKEQKMQAFSEKGKRVTTVLVPSQLQDKSNKQKSK from the coding sequence ATGAAATTCAAAACAAACAAACACAGCCTTAACCTTCTGCTGGCCAGCGCCTTACTGGCGGCCAGCCTTCCAGCTCTGGCGCTGACCGGTGATACCGATAAGCCTATCAATATTCAGTCTGACCAACAGTCGCTGGATATGCAGGGCAACGTCGCGACCTTTACCGGGAACGTGATAGTCACCCAGGGGACTATCAAAATTAACGCCGATAAGGTGGTGGTGACCCGTCCAAATGGCGAACAGGGTAAGGAAACCGTCGATGGCTATGGCAATCCTGCAACCTTCTATCAGATGCAGGATAGCGGCAAGCCGGTGAAGGGCCATGCCTCCAAAATGCATTATGAACTGCAAAATGACTACGTCATTCTGACCGGTAATGCTTACCTTGAGCAGCTCGATAGCAACATCAAGGGCGATAAAATTACCTATCTGGTCAAAGAGCAAAAAATGCAGGCTTTCAGCGAGAAAGGTAAGCGGGTAACTACCGTGCTGGTACCTTCGCAGCTGCAAGATAAAAGCAACAAACAGAAGAGTAAATAA
- the lptC gene encoding lipopolysaccharide export system protein LptC, giving the protein MSKTRRWVIFVLLLAVLVLIGINLADRDEKVEPTIDDKTPTYQSEHSNTVVYSPEGDLNYRLIAEHAEYFSADGVSWFTKPVMTSYDKNKVAAWAIRSDRAKLTKDQMLYLYGHVEVNALTPDSQLRKMTTDNAVVNLVTQDVSSEDLVTIYGSTFNSSGLKMRGNLRDKTARLIDKVKSSYEIQNKQTQP; this is encoded by the coding sequence ATGAGTAAAACCAGACGTTGGGTTATCTTTGTGCTTTTGCTAGCGGTGCTGGTGTTAATCGGCATCAATCTGGCCGATCGCGACGAAAAAGTCGAACCAACTATCGATGATAAAACGCCAACGTATCAAAGTGAGCACTCCAATACCGTGGTTTACAGCCCGGAGGGCGATCTAAATTACCGGCTCATTGCTGAACACGCCGAGTACTTTTCAGCGGATGGCGTTTCATGGTTCACCAAACCAGTAATGACCTCTTATGATAAGAATAAGGTTGCGGCCTGGGCTATCCGTTCAGATCGCGCCAAACTGACTAAAGATCAGATGCTTTACCTCTATGGTCATGTTGAAGTTAACGCACTGACGCCTGATTCTCAGCTGCGAAAAATGACCACTGACAATGCAGTAGTTAACCTGGTGACTCAGGATGTTTCCTCTGAAGATCTGGTCACTATTTATGGCTCCACATTTAATTCCAGCGGCCTGAAAATGCGCGGTAATCTCCGTGATAAAACGGCCAGGCTGATTGATAAGGTTAAATCGTCTTATGAAATTCAAAACAAACAAACACAGCCTTAA